From the genome of Eucalyptus grandis isolate ANBG69807.140 chromosome 2, ASM1654582v1, whole genome shotgun sequence, one region includes:
- the LOC104425640 gene encoding LOW QUALITY PROTEIN: sodium/hydrogen exchanger 2 (The sequence of the model RefSeq protein was modified relative to this genomic sequence to represent the inferred CDS: inserted 1 base in 1 codon) has protein sequence METSFLLAKINMLMTSDHSSVVSMNLFVALLCACIVVGHLLEEYRWMNESITALAIGLCTGVVILLTTQGKSSRLMVFSEDLFFIYLLPPIIFNAGFQVKKKQFFXNFMTIMLFGAIGTLISFGIISLGAVHIFQKMNIGPLEMRDYLAIGAILSATDSVCTLQVLNQDETPLLYSLVFGEGVVNDAASVVLFNAIKSFDITHINSRIALEFMGNFLYLFILSTMLGVLAGLLSAYIVKKLYFGRHSTDREVALMILMAYLSYMLAEFFYLSAILTVFFCGIVMSHYTWHNVTESSRVTTKHVFATLSFVAEIFIFLYVGMDALDIEKWGVVSNSPGKSIKVSSILLGLVLIGRAAFVFPLSFLSNLTRKSKYEKIDLKQQVTIWWAGLMRGAVSMALAYNQFTRSDAKLRGNAFMITSTITVVLFSTVVFGLLTKPLVRILLPSTKYFASTTSSEPSSPKSFTQPLLSNGHDLETHQNGKSILRPSSLRKLLSTPSHTVHHYWRKFDDAFMRPVFGGRGFVPFIPCSPTDQDDHQWL, from the exons ATGGAGACAAGCTTCCTGTTGGCTAAAATCAACATGTTGATGACCTCTGATCATTCCTCGGTTGTGTCCATGAACCTCTTTGTGGCACTTCTTTGTGCCTGTATTGTGGTAGGCCACTTGTTGGAGGAGTACAGGTGGATGAATGAATCCATCACAGCCCTTGCCATT GGTCTGTGCACTGGAGTTGTAATTTTGCTTACTACTCAAGGAAAGAGCTCTCGTCTTATGGTTTTCAGTGAAgatcttttcttcatttatctTCTTCCACCTATTATATTCAATGCTGG GTTCcaagtgaagaagaagcaatTTT GCAACTTTATGACGATCATGCTCTTCGGTGCAATTGGTACTCTAATATCCTTTGGTATCATATCGCTAG GTGCCGTACACATCTTTCAGAAAATGAATATTGGTCCACTTGAAATGAGAGATTATCTGG CGATTGGAGCAATACTTTCCGCGACAGATTCTGTCTGCACCTTGCAG GTGCTTAATCAGGATGAGACGCCTTTATTGTACAGTCTGGTCTTTGGTGAAGGCGTTGTGAATGATGCCGCATCAGTTGTTCTGTTCAATGCGATTAAGAGCTTTGACATTACTCACATCAACTCAAGGATCGCTCTGGAGTTCATGGGCAACTTCTTATACTTGTTTATATTGAGCACGATGCTCGGAGTTTTG GCAGGGCTGCTCAGTGCTTACATTGTCAAGAAACTCTACTTTGGCAG GCACTCTACAGACCGTGAGGTTGCGCTGATGATACTCATGGCATACCTTTCATATATGTTGGCCGAA TTTTTCTACTTAAGTGCCATCCTCACCGTGTTCTTCTGTGGAATTGTCATGTCGCACTATACATGGCATAACGTGACAGAGAGTTCAAGAGTGACCACTAA GCATGTTTTTGCCACTCTGTCATTTGTTGCCGAGATCTTCATCTTCCTTTATGTTGGGATGGATGCATTAGATATCGAGAAGTGGGGAGTTGTCAGCAATAG TCCTGGAAAATCGATCAAGGTCAGCTCGATATTGTTGGGACTCGTTCTGATTGGAAGAGCCGCCTTTGTTTTTCCCCTATCGTTCTTATCCAACTTGACTAGGAAGTCTAAGTACGAAAAGATCGATTTAAAGCAGCAG GTCACAATTTGGTGGGCAGGGCTTATGCGTGGTGCTGTCTCCATGGCACTCGCTTATAACCAG TTCACTCGGTCCGATGCCAAATTGCGGGGCAATGCATTTATGATCACGAGTACCATCACGGTCGTTCTGTTCAGCACTGTG GTGTTTGGACTGTTGACGAAGCCTCTAGTGAGAATCTTGCTTCCTTCGACCAAATACTTTGCCAGCACGACATCTTCGGAGCCATCAAGTCCCAAATCTTTCACTCAGCCACTGCTCAGCAATGGACACGACTTGGAGACTCACCAGAATGGCAAAAGCATACTCCGACCAAGCAGCTTGCGCAAGCTCCTGAGTACGCCTTCTCACACAGTGCACCATTACTGGCGAAAATTCGACGATGCCTTCATGAGGCCTGTGTTCGGCGGACGAGGTTTTGTGCCTTTCATTCCATGCTCACCTACCGATCAAGATGATCATCAGTGGCTCTAA